One window of the Archangium primigenium genome contains the following:
- a CDS encoding porin, translating to MKLLALSWLALGSAVQAQSPAAPPAVEATPAQEPPPEKPAPPPVVVTAEPGRGIVVKAGERYSLGLRARIQLRETYLRADGRDTSETNVKTLRLIVHGNVLAPELRYTIQLAFGGPDFEAGSSSPIFDAYVDYTRWRDLNLRVGQFFVPFDRARTIREFALQFVDRQLVVRELTLDRDVGVMLSSSDFLGLGERLAYQVFIGGGDGRNRYQGYESGALSVLRLTLRPFGAFDDDQEGDVTRAPRPRLAVGVGAAYNARTSRRNSTYGTPFTAGTTSYSHLAADVVFKYRGFSLLAEALWRKARENELEGLVNGARVLEPTRSGYGYLVQGGLLVSPKVELTARWEELFTLRGTDPQFVQLARTQGKQLGGGLNVYLNGHAFKVQGDYFYIFGPEGTPRHTARLQLDASF from the coding sequence TTGAAGCTCCTCGCCCTGTCGTGGCTGGCGCTGGGCAGCGCCGTCCAGGCGCAGAGCCCCGCCGCGCCCCCCGCCGTCGAGGCCACGCCCGCCCAGGAGCCGCCGCCGGAGAAGCCCGCCCCGCCGCCGGTCGTGGTCACCGCCGAGCCCGGCCGCGGCATCGTCGTCAAGGCCGGGGAGCGCTACTCGCTGGGCCTGCGCGCGCGCATCCAGCTGCGCGAGACGTACCTGCGCGCCGACGGGCGTGACACCAGCGAGACCAACGTCAAGACGCTGCGCCTGATCGTGCACGGCAACGTGCTGGCCCCCGAGCTGCGCTACACCATCCAGCTGGCCTTCGGCGGCCCGGACTTCGAGGCGGGCAGCAGCTCGCCCATCTTCGACGCCTACGTGGACTACACCCGCTGGCGCGATCTCAACCTGCGCGTGGGCCAGTTCTTCGTGCCCTTCGACCGGGCGCGCACCATCCGCGAGTTCGCGCTCCAGTTCGTCGATCGGCAGCTCGTGGTGCGCGAGCTGACGCTCGATCGCGACGTGGGCGTGATGCTCTCGTCCAGTGACTTCCTCGGCCTGGGCGAGCGGCTGGCCTACCAGGTCTTCATCGGCGGCGGCGACGGACGCAACCGCTACCAGGGCTACGAGTCGGGCGCCCTCTCCGTCCTGCGGCTCACCCTGCGGCCCTTCGGCGCGTTCGACGACGATCAGGAAGGCGACGTGACGCGCGCGCCCCGACCCCGGCTGGCCGTGGGCGTCGGCGCCGCCTACAACGCGAGGACCTCGCGCCGCAACAGCACCTACGGCACGCCCTTCACCGCCGGGACGACGAGCTACAGCCACCTGGCCGCGGACGTGGTGTTCAAGTACCGGGGCTTCTCGCTGCTCGCCGAGGCCCTGTGGCGCAAGGCGCGGGAGAATGAGCTGGAGGGCCTCGTGAATGGCGCCCGGGTCCTGGAGCCGACCCGCTCGGGCTATGGCTACCTCGTGCAGGGCGGCCTGCTGGTGAGCCCGAAGGTGGAGCTCACCGCGCGCTGGGAGGAACTCTTCACGCTCCGGGGCACGGATCCACAGTTCGTGCAGCTGGCGCGCACCCAGGGCAAGCAGCTGGGTGGAGGCCTCAACGTGTACCTCAACGGCCACGCCTTCAAGGTGCAGGGCGATTACTTCTACATCTTCGGCC
- a CDS encoding alpha/beta fold hydrolase — protein sequence MSLSRTLPLLAALSFAPPALAQAPQPPEPLGIALEGYPSPAPLSYLPVTLQGQDLRMAYMDVPATGKANGRTVLLLHGKNFFGAYWRDTIRALSQAGYRVVVPDQLGFGHSSKPALDYSFYVLAAQTKRLLEQLGVPEVVVVGHSMGGMLATRFARQYPEATTHLVLENPIGLEDYRELVPWRSTEALYKGQLEVSEEGVRAYHKTYYVTWRPEYEEWVRVHFRQSLSAEYPRLAWVSAATEQMIYQQPVVHEFPRVTAPVLLVIGQADRTTLGRARVSPEALAKLGQYPELGKRAARAFPKATLVELPNVGHIPHVEAPGKWHEALLGFLGK from the coding sequence ATGTCCCTGTCCCGCACCCTGCCCCTGCTCGCGGCGCTGTCGTTCGCGCCCCCCGCCCTCGCCCAGGCGCCCCAGCCGCCCGAGCCCCTCGGCATCGCGCTCGAGGGCTACCCCTCGCCCGCGCCCCTGAGCTACCTGCCCGTGACGCTCCAGGGGCAGGACCTGCGCATGGCCTACATGGACGTGCCCGCCACCGGCAAGGCCAACGGCCGCACCGTCCTGCTCTTGCACGGCAAGAACTTCTTCGGCGCCTACTGGCGCGACACGATTCGCGCCCTCTCCCAGGCGGGCTACCGCGTCGTCGTGCCGGATCAGCTGGGCTTCGGCCACTCGTCCAAGCCGGCCCTCGACTACAGCTTCTACGTGCTGGCCGCGCAGACGAAGCGGCTGCTCGAGCAACTCGGCGTGCCGGAGGTCGTGGTGGTGGGCCACTCCATGGGCGGCATGCTGGCCACGCGCTTCGCGCGCCAGTACCCCGAGGCCACCACGCACCTGGTGCTGGAGAACCCCATCGGCCTGGAGGACTACCGCGAGCTCGTACCGTGGCGCTCCACCGAGGCGCTGTACAAGGGCCAGCTCGAGGTGAGCGAGGAGGGCGTGCGCGCGTACCACAAGACGTACTACGTGACGTGGCGCCCCGAGTACGAAGAGTGGGTGCGGGTCCACTTCCGCCAGTCCCTGAGCGCCGAGTACCCGCGGCTCGCCTGGGTGTCCGCGGCCACCGAGCAGATGATCTACCAGCAGCCCGTGGTGCACGAGTTCCCCCGGGTGACGGCGCCCGTGCTGCTCGTCATCGGGCAGGCGGACCGGACCACCCTCGGCCGCGCGCGCGTGTCCCCCGAGGCGCTCGCCAAGCTCGGCCAGTACCCGGAGCTGGGCAAGCGCGCCGCGCGGGCCTTCCCCAAGGCCACCCTGGTGGAGCTGCCCAACGTGGGGCACATCCCCCACGTCGAGGCGCCCGGGAAGTGGCACGAGGCGCTGCTCGGCTTCCTCGGCAAGTAG
- a CDS encoding class I SAM-dependent methyltransferase, with protein MGTDAKRGIDLRQYNREAWNRQVATGNRWTRPVEPETIAAARRGEWSVVLTPNKPVPRDWFGPLAGKDVLGLASAGGQQGPVLAAAGARVTMFDNSPAQLGQDRQVAEREGLSLRLVEGDMRDLSVFPDGSFDLVFHPCSNGFVSEIRPVWREAFRVLRPGGTLLAGFSNPIVYLFDPDAEKRGELRLKYRMPYSDLTSLSDEERRRYTDVDEPLCVGHSLEEQIGGQLDAGFLLAGFYEDKGGAEDVLSGYLSAYCATRAVKR; from the coding sequence ATGGGAACGGACGCGAAGCGCGGCATCGACCTGAGGCAGTACAACCGCGAGGCCTGGAACCGCCAGGTGGCCACGGGCAACCGGTGGACACGGCCGGTGGAGCCCGAGACGATCGCGGCCGCGCGCCGGGGAGAATGGAGCGTGGTGCTCACGCCGAACAAGCCCGTGCCCCGCGACTGGTTCGGTCCGCTCGCGGGCAAGGACGTCCTGGGCCTGGCGAGCGCGGGGGGACAGCAGGGGCCGGTGCTCGCCGCCGCGGGGGCGCGGGTGACGATGTTCGACAACTCGCCCGCCCAGCTTGGACAGGACCGCCAGGTGGCCGAGCGCGAGGGCCTGTCGCTGCGGCTGGTGGAGGGCGACATGCGGGACCTGTCGGTGTTCCCCGACGGCAGCTTCGATCTCGTCTTCCACCCTTGTTCCAACGGCTTCGTGTCGGAGATCCGCCCCGTGTGGCGCGAGGCGTTCCGCGTCCTGCGGCCCGGGGGTACGCTGCTCGCGGGCTTCTCCAACCCCATCGTCTACCTGTTCGATCCGGACGCGGAGAAGCGGGGCGAGCTGCGGCTCAAGTACCGCATGCCCTACTCGGACCTGACGAGCCTGAGCGACGAGGAGCGCCGCCGCTACACCGACGTGGACGAGCCGTTGTGCGTGGGCCATTCACTGGAGGAGCAGATCGGCGGACAGCTCGACGCGGGGTTCCTGCTGGCGGGCTTCTACGAGGACAAGGGCGGGGCGGAGGATGTGCTGTCCGGGTACCTCTCCGCCTACTGCGCCACCCGGGCGGTGAAGCGCTGA
- a CDS encoding DUF459 domain-containing protein, translated as MQTPLVRVLMCLALLSPAALRAEETPPEAPVSRSRTVLLLGDSLIVTSFGEALEERLNGQPGVRAVRRAKSSTGLARPDFFDWMQVGREEVEKHQPDVVVVIMGGNDGQGLTDGQGKAMAQWGASHWTATYRQRVEDFLGVLEAPGRRVLWVALPITGLPRFERKLGIIRAVLREAVSARGGAVHLDTRPFFTDPRGTLLKEAPVDGFRKPMRLRMEDGVHFTLAGGRYFAGKVHPEVVRLLEAPAPAAPAEPEAPAVCREPEADLSLVPLVFTRP; from the coding sequence ATGCAGACCCCCCTCGTCCGCGTGCTCATGTGTCTGGCCCTGCTGTCTCCCGCCGCGCTCCGGGCCGAGGAGACGCCGCCCGAGGCGCCTGTCTCCAGGTCGCGGACGGTGCTGTTGCTGGGGGACAGCCTGATCGTCACCAGCTTCGGCGAGGCGCTCGAGGAGCGGTTGAACGGGCAGCCGGGCGTGCGCGCGGTGCGGCGCGCGAAGTCCTCCACGGGCCTGGCCCGGCCGGACTTCTTCGATTGGATGCAGGTGGGGCGCGAGGAGGTGGAGAAGCACCAGCCCGATGTCGTCGTCGTCATCATGGGCGGCAATGACGGGCAGGGGCTCACGGACGGCCAGGGCAAGGCCATGGCCCAGTGGGGCGCCTCGCACTGGACGGCCACCTACCGCCAGCGGGTCGAGGACTTCCTCGGGGTGCTCGAGGCCCCGGGCCGCCGCGTGTTGTGGGTGGCCCTGCCCATCACCGGACTGCCGCGCTTCGAGCGCAAGCTGGGCATCATCCGCGCGGTGCTGCGCGAGGCGGTGTCGGCCCGGGGAGGCGCCGTGCACCTGGACACCCGGCCATTCTTCACCGACCCCCGGGGGACGTTGTTGAAGGAGGCGCCCGTGGACGGCTTCCGCAAGCCCATGCGGCTGCGGATGGAGGACGGGGTCCACTTCACCCTCGCGGGGGGTCGCTACTTCGCGGGCAAGGTCCACCCGGAGGTGGTGCGACTGCTCGAGGCACCCGCGCCCGCCGCTCCGGCCGAGCCCGAGGCGCCCGCCGTCTGCCGCGAGCCCGAGGCGGACCTGTCGCTGGTGCCGCTCGTGTTCACCCGGCCCTGA
- a CDS encoding ATP-binding protein yields MVEHEVARASVLVVGEAETRLALSAALAPLGVDCVLTGSVDEALRQHLHEDFALLLLVPAAWDEGRHEARRLVAGWHGRATPLIVLLAEPRTDWVREAHALGAVDCLGRELEPDLLRAKVSAFVSLHSRHLAARRVQEALDEREAPLHFALEAAGLGHWRLDLASLRLECSSGCKLNFGLSPEDDLSSYAVMRSYIHPEDRDAMGQSVERALATRGGYASDYRVIAPGGRMRWVAARGRVVCDASGTPVSMVGITLDITERMRGAQKLAFLAEASRLLSASLEPEDVLRRVARFASGSIAAYCLVDLLEEEGGLRRVAMAHRDPAQEQRIARMWDAIPGRHEARLPLEALRQDCTTLYADFSDAQRQRAAMNPAHLALIEAIAPRSLIIVPLRGHARPWGVITLARTEGECPFDEEDVELAEELARRAVVALENARLLRTTRAAVQLRDEFLSVASHELKTPLTSLSLRLQGLARAARRDGSESVPRRLPQEVEAMRLQVKRLSGLMDALLDVSRLDAEALRLEREPVDLAALVRRSVDHFAAEAARAHCLLECVGNGPIEGWWDRARLEQVLEQLLTNAFKYGAGHPVHVAVGTEGPRAWLRVRDEGIGIDADALPRLFDKFERAVSVRNYGGLGLGLYLVRRILQSHQGSIHVESSPGQGATFTAWLPWNTAARTAPTQDTPPAI; encoded by the coding sequence GTGGTGGAGCATGAGGTCGCGCGTGCCAGCGTGCTGGTGGTGGGGGAAGCGGAGACCCGCCTCGCCCTGAGTGCCGCTCTCGCGCCGCTCGGGGTGGACTGTGTGCTCACCGGCTCCGTGGACGAGGCCCTCCGCCAGCACCTCCACGAGGACTTCGCCCTGTTGCTGCTGGTGCCTGCGGCGTGGGACGAGGGTCGTCACGAGGCGCGGCGGCTGGTGGCGGGCTGGCACGGCCGCGCCACGCCGCTCATCGTCCTGCTGGCCGAGCCGCGCACGGACTGGGTGCGCGAGGCCCATGCGCTCGGCGCGGTGGACTGTCTGGGCCGCGAGCTGGAACCCGACCTGCTGCGCGCCAAGGTGTCCGCCTTCGTCTCGCTCCACTCGCGCCATCTGGCCGCGCGTCGCGTCCAGGAGGCGCTGGACGAGCGCGAGGCGCCCCTGCACTTCGCGCTCGAGGCGGCGGGCCTGGGGCACTGGCGGTTGGATCTCGCCAGCCTGCGCCTGGAGTGCTCCTCCGGCTGCAAGCTCAACTTCGGGCTGTCCCCCGAGGACGACCTGTCGTCCTACGCGGTGATGCGCTCGTACATCCACCCCGAGGACCGGGACGCCATGGGCCAGTCCGTGGAGCGGGCCCTGGCCACCCGGGGGGGCTATGCGTCGGACTACCGGGTCATCGCGCCCGGGGGCCGCATGCGGTGGGTCGCGGCGCGGGGCCGCGTGGTGTGCGACGCGTCCGGCACGCCCGTGTCCATGGTGGGCATCACCCTGGACATCACCGAGCGGATGCGGGGGGCGCAGAAGCTGGCCTTCCTCGCCGAGGCGAGCCGGTTGTTGAGCGCGTCGCTGGAGCCCGAGGATGTCCTGCGGCGCGTGGCCCGGTTCGCCTCGGGGTCCATCGCCGCGTATTGCCTGGTGGATCTGCTCGAGGAGGAGGGTGGGCTCAGGCGCGTGGCGATGGCGCACCGCGATCCCGCGCAGGAGCAGCGGATCGCGCGGATGTGGGACGCCATCCCCGGCAGGCACGAGGCCCGGCTCCCGCTCGAGGCGCTGCGTCAGGATTGCACGACGCTCTACGCGGACTTCTCCGACGCGCAGCGCCAGCGCGCCGCCATGAACCCCGCGCACCTGGCGCTCATCGAGGCCATCGCGCCCCGCTCGTTGATCATCGTGCCCCTGCGCGGCCATGCGCGGCCCTGGGGGGTCATCACCCTGGCGCGCACGGAGGGGGAGTGCCCGTTCGACGAAGAGGACGTGGAGCTGGCCGAGGAGCTGGCGCGCCGCGCGGTGGTGGCGCTGGAGAACGCGCGACTGCTGCGCACCACGCGCGCCGCGGTCCAGCTGCGCGACGAGTTCCTGTCCGTGGCCAGCCACGAGCTCAAGACGCCGCTCACCTCCCTGAGCCTGCGCCTGCAGGGCCTGGCCCGCGCGGCGCGCAGGGACGGGAGTGAGTCCGTGCCGCGGCGCCTGCCCCAGGAGGTCGAGGCGATGCGCCTCCAGGTCAAGCGGCTGTCGGGGCTGATGGACGCGCTGCTCGACGTGTCGCGCCTGGACGCGGAGGCCCTCCGGCTCGAACGGGAGCCGGTGGACCTGGCCGCGCTGGTGCGCCGGAGCGTGGACCACTTCGCCGCCGAGGCCGCGCGGGCCCACTGCCTCTTGGAGTGCGTGGGGAATGGGCCCATCGAGGGGTGGTGGGACCGCGCCCGGCTCGAGCAGGTGCTGGAGCAGTTGCTCACCAACGCCTTCAAGTACGGAGCCGGCCACCCCGTGCACGTCGCCGTGGGGACCGAGGGGCCGAGGGCGTGGCTTCGGGTGCGCGACGAGGGCATCGGCATCGACGCGGACGCGCTGCCTCGCTTGTTCGACAAGTTCGAGCGGGCGGTCTCGGTGCGCAATTACGGAGGGCTGGGGCTCGGGCTCTATCTGGTGCGGCGCATCCTGCAGTCCCACCAGGGCTCCATCCACGTGGAAAGCTCGCCTGGTCAGGGAGCGACCTTCACCGCGTGGCTGCCTTGGAATACGGCGGCTCGCACCGCTCCGACGCAGGACACGCCTCCGGCGATTTGA
- a CDS encoding response regulator, translating into MADTLDYSRLFASSPNPYMVLDRGLRYVAANEAYLLVTASRWEDLAGRRILEVFPHDPADPGNVSARMLLDSFQRVLSRRVPDTLALIPYRVPLQTPEGVVIQERYWSATHTPLLDERGEVAFILQHTVDVTEVQQLKRDARAARLARDEGHPSEEQVQAGILRRARDVQEANRTLDEERRHLRRLFEQAPGMVAILRGRDLVFELTNPAYDQGIGFRDVLGKRVQDALPEVVGQGFVELMHRVMDTGEAYIGRGVLVRLQRAPDAPVKELYLDFVYQPIVAPDGNVIGVFMQGNDITEQKRVEQELRRYQEHLEELVRERTRALEESEAERRQAETALRQSQKMEAVGKLTGGVAHDFNNLLQVISGNLQLLQREVVGNERGQRRLHLAIGAVDRGAKLAAQLLAFARRQPLEPTVINLGRLVRGMDEMLRRTLGESIEVETVISGGLWNTFADANQLENVILNLAINARDAMAGSGKLTIEVINAALDDHYAQAHPEVVAGQYVLVAISDTGSGMPPEVMERAFEPFFTTKPEGQGTGLGLSMVYGFVKQTGGHVKIYSELGNGTTLKIYLPRAFQAETATAEVVTGPVEGGSETLLVVEDDAEVRATAVELLSELGYRVLKAQDGQSALAILQSGVAVDLLFTDVVMPGPVRSPELARQAKALLPELEVLFTSGYTENAIVHGGRLDPGVNLLGKPYRREDLARKLRQLLNQRAQRIARKEQQAQRQRARAEREPAPLKKERLHVLLVEDDEDIRTSAYELLGILGHDVLAVSSAEEARSALMVDEFDVLFTDVSLPGMSGVELAREAVRRRPGLRVIVASGYGNATEGLDQLKGVVVLPKPYALPQIERAMTQVAARPER; encoded by the coding sequence ATGGCTGACACCCTTGATTACAGCAGGCTCTTCGCCTCCTCACCCAATCCCTACATGGTGCTGGATCGTGGGTTGCGCTACGTCGCCGCGAACGAGGCGTACCTCCTTGTGACGGCGAGCCGCTGGGAGGACCTGGCGGGTCGGCGCATCCTGGAGGTGTTTCCGCACGACCCCGCCGATCCCGGCAACGTCAGCGCGCGCATGTTGCTCGATTCGTTCCAGCGGGTGTTGTCGCGGCGGGTGCCGGACACGCTGGCGCTCATTCCCTACCGGGTGCCCCTGCAGACGCCCGAGGGCGTCGTCATCCAGGAGCGCTACTGGAGCGCCACGCACACGCCGCTCTTGGATGAGCGGGGCGAGGTGGCCTTCATCCTCCAGCACACCGTGGACGTGACGGAGGTGCAGCAGCTCAAGCGTGACGCGCGCGCGGCCCGCCTCGCTCGCGACGAGGGGCATCCGTCGGAGGAGCAGGTCCAGGCGGGCATCCTCCGCCGCGCGCGGGACGTGCAGGAGGCCAATCGCACCCTGGACGAGGAGCGCCGCCACCTGCGTCGGCTGTTCGAGCAGGCCCCGGGCATGGTGGCCATCCTGCGGGGCCGCGACCTGGTGTTCGAGCTGACCAACCCCGCCTATGACCAGGGCATCGGCTTTCGCGATGTGCTCGGCAAGCGGGTCCAGGATGCGCTGCCGGAGGTGGTGGGCCAGGGCTTCGTGGAGCTGATGCACCGGGTGATGGACACCGGCGAGGCGTACATCGGGCGGGGGGTGCTCGTGCGCCTGCAGCGGGCGCCGGACGCGCCCGTGAAGGAGCTGTACCTGGACTTCGTGTACCAGCCCATCGTCGCGCCCGACGGCAACGTCATCGGCGTGTTCATGCAGGGCAACGACATCACCGAGCAGAAGCGGGTCGAGCAGGAGCTGCGCCGCTACCAGGAGCATCTGGAGGAGCTGGTGCGCGAGCGCACGCGCGCGCTCGAGGAGAGCGAGGCCGAGCGGCGTCAGGCCGAGACCGCCCTGCGCCAGTCCCAGAAGATGGAGGCGGTGGGCAAGCTCACCGGCGGCGTGGCGCACGACTTCAACAACCTGCTCCAGGTCATCTCCGGCAATCTCCAGCTGCTGCAGCGCGAGGTGGTGGGCAACGAGCGGGGTCAGCGTCGGCTGCACCTGGCCATTGGCGCCGTGGACCGCGGGGCCAAGCTGGCCGCCCAGCTGCTCGCGTTCGCCCGGCGGCAGCCGCTCGAGCCCACCGTCATCAACCTGGGTCGCCTGGTGCGCGGCATGGACGAGATGTTGCGGCGCACCCTGGGCGAGAGCATCGAGGTGGAGACGGTCATCTCCGGGGGGTTGTGGAACACGTTCGCGGACGCCAACCAGCTTGAGAACGTCATCCTCAACCTGGCCATCAACGCGCGTGACGCGATGGCGGGCAGTGGCAAGCTCACCATCGAGGTGATCAACGCCGCGCTGGATGATCACTACGCCCAGGCGCACCCGGAGGTGGTGGCCGGCCAGTACGTGCTCGTGGCCATCTCCGACACGGGCAGTGGCATGCCGCCCGAGGTGATGGAGCGCGCCTTCGAGCCGTTCTTCACCACCAAGCCGGAAGGGCAGGGCACGGGCCTGGGCCTGAGCATGGTGTACGGCTTCGTGAAGCAGACGGGCGGCCACGTGAAGATCTACAGCGAGCTGGGCAATGGCACGACGCTGAAGATCTACCTGCCGCGCGCCTTCCAGGCCGAGACGGCGACGGCCGAGGTGGTGACGGGTCCCGTCGAGGGCGGCAGCGAGACCCTGCTGGTGGTGGAGGACGACGCGGAGGTGCGCGCCACGGCGGTGGAGCTGCTCTCGGAGCTGGGCTACCGGGTGCTCAAGGCGCAGGACGGGCAGAGCGCGCTGGCCATCCTCCAGAGCGGGGTGGCGGTGGACCTGCTCTTCACCGACGTGGTGATGCCCGGCCCGGTGCGCAGCCCGGAACTGGCGCGGCAGGCCAAGGCGCTGTTGCCGGAGCTCGAGGTGCTCTTCACCTCGGGCTACACGGAGAACGCCATCGTGCACGGGGGCCGGCTCGACCCCGGCGTCAACCTGCTGGGCAAGCCGTACCGGCGCGAGGATCTGGCGCGCAAGCTGCGGCAGTTGCTCAACCAGCGCGCGCAGCGGATCGCGCGCAAGGAGCAGCAGGCCCAGCGGCAGCGGGCCCGGGCCGAGCGCGAGCCTGCGCCCCTCAAGAAGGAGCGCCTGCACGTGCTGCTCGTGGAGGACGACGAGGACATCCGCACCTCCGCCTACGAGCTGCTGGGCATCCTCGGGCACGACGTGCTGGCGGTGTCGAGCGCCGAGGAGGCCCGCTCGGCGCTGATGGTGGACGAGTTCGACGTGCTGTTCACCGACGTGAGCCTGCCGGGCATGTCGGGCGTGGAGCTGGCGCGCGAGGCCGTGCGCCGGCGCCCCGGCCTGCGGGTCATCGTCGCCTCGGGCTACGGCAACGCCACCGAGGGCCTGGATCAGCTCAAGGGCGTGGTGGTGCTGCCCAAGCCCTACGCGCTGCCGCAGATCGAACGGGCCATGACGCAGGTGGCGGCCCGTCCCGAGCGGTGA
- a CDS encoding acyl-CoA carboxylase subunit beta produces MKMKDRVEKLDEQRRRNEGLGGPERIERQHAKGKLTARERLRLLFDANTFEEMGLLAGAEGALPEEEDPGRPSPADGVITGVGEIDGRPVAVAAYDFTVFGGSIGTVGERKVARMRDLALKNRIPLVWLVDSAGARLEAGGDIDPRRLAGFADTGYLFREQVVMSGVVPQVAAMVGPGAAGTAYIPALADFLPMVKGTSSIAIGGPYLVESVVGEKVTEEELGGSKVHNEVSGVADAEYADDATCLNAIREYLSFFPAHCEERPPRRPSADPFDRRDEALLTVVPESPRQAFDMHKVILSLVDDRKFFPLKPRFARNLITGLARIDGYPVGVVANNSMFLGGILDVNAADKAARFINLCDAFQVPLLFLQDVPGFMVGSKVEQQGIIRHGAKMMYAAASATVPKFTVVVRKGYGAGYYVMNGRAFEPDLLVAWPGAEIGVMGPEGMVSIAARKQLQAAGSPEAAEALKKELADGLRQHIRIERTAAMALVDDVVDPRDTRRLLARALKRTANKKVERPFRRREISPV; encoded by the coding sequence ATGAAGATGAAGGATCGCGTGGAGAAGCTGGACGAGCAGCGCCGCCGCAACGAGGGCCTGGGAGGCCCCGAGCGCATCGAGCGCCAGCACGCCAAGGGCAAGTTGACGGCACGCGAGCGTCTCCGGCTGCTCTTCGACGCCAACACCTTCGAGGAGATGGGCCTGCTCGCGGGCGCCGAGGGCGCGCTGCCCGAGGAGGAGGACCCGGGCCGGCCCTCGCCCGCGGACGGCGTCATCACCGGTGTGGGGGAGATCGACGGTCGGCCCGTGGCGGTAGCCGCCTACGACTTCACGGTGTTCGGCGGCTCCATCGGCACGGTGGGCGAGCGCAAGGTGGCGCGCATGCGGGACCTGGCGCTCAAGAACCGCATCCCCCTGGTGTGGCTGGTGGACTCGGCGGGCGCGCGCCTGGAGGCGGGCGGCGACATCGATCCCCGGCGCCTGGCGGGCTTCGCGGACACGGGCTACCTGTTCCGCGAGCAGGTGGTGATGAGCGGCGTGGTGCCCCAGGTGGCCGCCATGGTGGGCCCCGGCGCCGCGGGCACGGCCTACATCCCCGCGCTGGCGGACTTCCTGCCCATGGTGAAGGGCACGAGCTCCATCGCCATCGGCGGCCCCTACCTCGTGGAGTCCGTGGTGGGCGAGAAGGTGACCGAGGAGGAGCTGGGCGGCTCCAAGGTGCACAACGAGGTGTCGGGCGTGGCGGACGCCGAGTACGCGGATGACGCCACGTGCCTCAACGCCATCCGCGAGTACCTGTCCTTCTTCCCCGCGCACTGCGAGGAGCGCCCGCCCCGTCGGCCCTCGGCGGACCCCTTCGACCGGCGCGACGAGGCGCTGCTCACGGTGGTGCCCGAGAGCCCCCGGCAGGCGTTCGACATGCACAAGGTCATCCTGTCGCTCGTGGATGACCGGAAGTTCTTCCCCCTCAAGCCCCGCTTCGCGCGCAACCTCATCACGGGCCTGGCGCGCATCGACGGCTACCCGGTGGGCGTGGTGGCCAACAACTCCATGTTCCTGGGCGGCATCCTGGACGTGAACGCGGCGGACAAGGCCGCGCGCTTCATCAACCTGTGCGACGCCTTCCAGGTGCCGCTGCTCTTCCTGCAGGACGTGCCGGGCTTCATGGTGGGCTCCAAGGTGGAGCAGCAGGGCATCATCCGGCACGGCGCGAAGATGATGTACGCGGCGGCGAGCGCCACCGTGCCCAAGTTCACCGTGGTGGTGCGCAAGGGCTATGGCGCGGGCTACTACGTGATGAACGGGCGCGCCTTCGAGCCGGATCTGCTCGTGGCGTGGCCGGGCGCGGAGATTGGCGTCATGGGCCCCGAGGGCATGGTGTCCATCGCGGCGCGCAAGCAGTTGCAGGCCGCGGGCAGCCCCGAGGCCGCCGAGGCCCTGAAGAAGGAGCTGGCGGACGGCCTGCGCCAGCACATCCGCATCGAGCGCACCGCGGCCATGGCCCTGGTGGACGACGTGGTGGACCCCCGCGACACCCGGCGGCTGCTCGCGCGCGCCCTCAAGCGCACCGCGAACAAGAAGGTGGAGCGCCCCTTCCGTCGCCGGGAAATCTCCCCCGTCTAG